Proteins from one Chroococcidiopsis sp. CCMEE 29 genomic window:
- a CDS encoding ATP-dependent RecD-like DNA helicase: MSTLPEETLIQAAPPQTEFLTGVVERLTYHCESSGYTVARLKTGSSRDLVTIVGNFANIQAGQTLQLTGVWRDHPQYGAQFQVTHYRETKPATLTGIEKYLGSGLIKGVGPVTAKRIVAHFGLQTLDIIENHIERLIEVPGIAKKRIKMIQTAWSNQKAIKEVMVFLQSHGVSTTYAVKIFKQYGNDASATVTNNPYQLATDIYGIGFITADAIARNLGIAPDSEYRYRAGIVHILGEAAEDGHCFLPQVELIEQVVKRLSIKDHQPNQGAIAQLLVQMGMEEQLVMQGHHQHQFIYYQPSFYYSEQNIAARLHQLLAHPVTVDLPRVRNWIERFTQAKGIELSPQQQQAVEMAASQRVLILTGGPGTGKTFCTRTIVALWKAMGKSIALASPTGRAAQRLSEVTGMEAKTIHRLLEFEPKTMKFKRDADNPIEARMIVVDEASMLDLFLAHSLLKAIPPDAQLLLVGDIDQLPSVGPGNVLRDLIASLQVPVVRLTQVFRQAAASYIVSNAHRINSGQYPLLESVSLTPSSDCLWLGAPQPQYGVQGIQELVADVIPQLGFDPARDVQVLCPMTRGEVGTRNLNSVLQALINPPSASKAEIKSGSIVLRVGDRVIQQVNDYDREVFNGDLGTIAAIDLEEQEVSVQYQQRLVTYDYADLNEITLAFATTIHKSQGSEYPVVILPLYMQHYMMLSRNLLYTGLTRAKQLAILVGPAKAIGLAVKQARDTGRYTLLQERLASN, from the coding sequence ATGTCCACTCTACCCGAAGAGACTCTAATCCAAGCTGCTCCTCCCCAAACGGAATTCCTCACAGGGGTAGTAGAACGGCTGACCTACCATTGTGAGTCATCGGGTTACACAGTGGCGCGGTTAAAGACAGGTAGCTCCCGCGACTTAGTAACGATTGTTGGCAACTTTGCTAACATCCAGGCAGGACAGACGTTGCAACTAACTGGTGTTTGGCGGGATCATCCTCAGTATGGCGCTCAGTTTCAGGTCACGCACTATAGAGAAACAAAGCCAGCTACACTCACAGGCATAGAGAAATACTTAGGTAGTGGGTTAATCAAGGGTGTGGGACCCGTGACGGCAAAGCGCATTGTCGCCCACTTCGGTTTACAAACACTCGACATAATTGAAAACCACATCGAACGCCTGATTGAAGTCCCTGGCATTGCCAAAAAGCGGATCAAGATGATCCAGACGGCTTGGTCAAACCAGAAAGCTATCAAGGAAGTAATGGTTTTCCTTCAGTCGCATGGTGTCTCTACTACCTATGCGGTGAAAATCTTCAAGCAATATGGCAACGATGCGAGCGCAACTGTGACCAACAATCCCTACCAGCTGGCAACGGACATTTACGGCATTGGGTTTATCACTGCTGACGCGATCGCTCGGAACTTGGGTATCGCCCCCGACTCTGAGTACAGGTATCGGGCTGGGATCGTCCACATACTAGGAGAAGCAGCAGAAGACGGACATTGCTTTTTGCCCCAGGTAGAACTAATTGAGCAGGTAGTGAAGCGACTGAGCATTAAAGACCATCAGCCAAATCAAGGGGCAATTGCTCAATTATTGGTACAAATGGGGATGGAAGAACAGCTGGTGATGCAAGGTCATCATCAGCATCAGTTTATTTACTACCAGCCGTCATTTTATTACAGTGAACAAAACATAGCTGCACGACTCCACCAGCTGCTTGCTCATCCGGTAACAGTTGACTTACCCCGCGTCCGCAACTGGATTGAGCGATTCACCCAAGCTAAGGGGATTGAACTCTCACCCCAACAGCAACAAGCGGTAGAGATGGCAGCGAGTCAACGAGTGTTGATTCTCACAGGTGGTCCTGGGACGGGTAAAACCTTTTGCACCCGTACAATCGTGGCACTTTGGAAGGCAATGGGTAAATCCATTGCTCTGGCATCTCCTACAGGGAGGGCGGCTCAACGCTTATCGGAAGTAACGGGGATGGAAGCCAAGACCATACACCGCCTGCTAGAGTTCGAACCCAAAACAATGAAATTTAAACGGGATGCGGATAATCCCATCGAAGCACGGATGATCGTAGTGGATGAAGCCTCAATGCTCGATCTGTTCTTGGCTCACTCCCTACTCAAAGCGATTCCACCCGATGCTCAACTGCTATTGGTGGGCGACATTGACCAGTTGCCTTCAGTCGGGCCAGGAAACGTGCTACGGGATCTGATTGCATCATTACAAGTGCCTGTAGTGCGGCTAACACAAGTATTTCGGCAAGCGGCGGCAAGTTATATTGTCAGCAATGCCCATCGGATCAATTCAGGGCAATATCCGTTACTAGAGTCAGTTTCTTTGACTCCCAGCTCCGATTGCTTGTGGTTGGGTGCGCCCCAACCACAGTATGGAGTGCAAGGCATTCAAGAACTGGTTGCTGATGTAATTCCACAGCTAGGATTTGACCCTGCAAGGGACGTGCAAGTATTGTGTCCCATGACCAGGGGGGAGGTGGGGACGCGCAACCTCAACAGCGTTTTGCAGGCTTTGATTAATCCGCCGTCTGCTAGCAAGGCTGAGATTAAATCTGGCTCGATTGTATTGCGAGTAGGCGATCGCGTGATTCAACAGGTCAACGATTACGACCGCGAAGTTTTCAATGGAGATTTGGGAACCATTGCTGCCATTGACCTAGAGGAGCAGGAGGTATCGGTACAATACCAACAGCGATTAGTCACATACGATTATGCTGACTTGAATGAAATTACATTGGCGTTCGCCACAACCATACATAAAAGTCAGGGCTCGGAATATCCAGTGGTGATTCTACCTTTATATATGCAGCATTACATGATGCTATCGCGCAATCTCCTATATACAGGTCTGACCCGTGCCAAGCAGTTAGCAATCTTAGTGGGTCCAGCTAAAGCAATTGGTTTGGCGGTCAAACAGGCAAGAGATACTGGACGTTACACTCTCCTGCAAGAGCGGTTAGCGAGTAATTAA
- a CDS encoding globin family protein gives MALNVELLESSFAQIKVNSSKVTKQFYTVLFTDYPEVQPLFANTNMEKQRKQLFQSLVFTVNNLGKPDVLSNTLRSLGTRHAWYGVLPQHYPMVGSSLLKAFEVSLGTAWTPDVQQAWTEAYEVVAQLMLEGADYSPERLVPIVK, from the coding sequence ATGGCTCTCAATGTTGAATTGCTAGAAAGCAGCTTTGCTCAAATTAAAGTGAATAGCTCGAAGGTGACTAAACAGTTCTACACAGTGCTATTTACGGACTATCCAGAAGTCCAGCCTTTGTTTGCTAACACTAACATGGAAAAGCAGCGCAAACAACTGTTTCAATCTCTCGTCTTTACCGTCAATAACCTGGGTAAACCCGATGTCTTAAGCAATACATTGAGAAGCTTGGGCACTCGACACGCTTGGTACGGTGTATTGCCGCAACACTATCCAATGGTGGGTAGTAGCTTGCTTAAAGCTTTTGAGGTAAGTCTGGGCACAGCCTGGACTCCTGACGTGCAACAAGCGTGGACAGAGGCGTATGAAGTTGTGGCTCAATTAATGCTGGAAGGTGCAGACTATTCACCAGAACGGCTGGTACCGATCGTGAAATAG
- a CDS encoding SGNH/GDSL hydrolase family protein: MQGKNGILAAGLALLIFVMVVLTTSIQNTHSIAELYVFGDSLSDAGTVFRMTGGMYPPNPPYFQGRYSNGRVWVEYLADRLPLSSNQAKNFAYGGATTGSEPNSLVPGLLTQVQLLTQTHEQLHSNALYVLWAGANDYLQGVSSAIPVENITRAIASLADVGAKKILVANLPDLGQLPTTRTNVNSARLSALTQAHNQGLRRSLKVLSQQYSDLQIATLDANTLYREAIANPAAFGFTNVTSPCLAGLSTCGSPDKFLFWDGIHPTTAAHRILGETAFWAIKEAGMVNSRSLLLG, translated from the coding sequence ATGCAAGGAAAGAACGGAATTCTAGCAGCAGGACTTGCGCTCCTGATTTTTGTCATGGTTGTACTCACAACATCTATTCAGAACACTCATTCGATCGCAGAACTCTATGTGTTTGGGGACAGTCTTTCGGATGCAGGTACGGTGTTTCGAATGACGGGAGGGATGTATCCACCCAATCCACCTTACTTTCAAGGGCGTTACTCAAATGGTCGGGTTTGGGTTGAGTATCTTGCCGATCGCCTCCCTCTCTCCTCCAACCAAGCCAAAAATTTTGCTTACGGAGGAGCGACTACTGGAAGCGAACCTAACAGTCTTGTACCTGGCTTGCTGACACAGGTGCAGTTGTTGACACAGACACATGAACAGCTCCATTCAAACGCGCTGTATGTGTTGTGGGCAGGTGCGAATGATTATTTGCAGGGGGTAAGCAGTGCAATCCCTGTTGAAAATATCACGAGGGCGATCGCCTCTCTCGCTGATGTGGGCGCTAAAAAGATCCTGGTGGCAAATTTGCCAGATTTGGGACAGTTACCTACTACGCGAACTAATGTGAATTCTGCTAGGCTCAGTGCATTAACACAAGCGCATAATCAAGGCTTGAGGCGATCGCTAAAGGTACTTTCTCAGCAGTATTCTGATCTTCAGATTGCCACTCTAGATGCCAACACACTTTATCGAGAAGCGATCGCGAATCCGGCAGCCTTTGGCTTTACCAATGTCACTAGTCCGTGTTTGGCTGGCTTGAGCACCTGTGGCAGTCCAGACAAGTTTTTGTTCTGGGATGGCATTCATCCGACAACGGCGGCTCACCGCATTCTAGGGGAAACTGCCTTTTGGGCGATTAAGGAGGCAGGGATGGTCAATTCCCGCTCGCTGCTGCTTGGGTAA
- a CDS encoding IS1-like element transposase: MAIIPVRCPHCHGCDLSKFGKTRTGKQRYACNNRECPYHTFTLEPHAYPGRRQEVKAQIVDMAVNGSGIRDTARVLGVSTSTVIHELKKEERLESVNHQVLATLNTDTVIVTVQRAEIEREKEEKTEDTKRKAEVDEMQSFVGHIHNLILNFNDFSSCSAVGNLTSLPQRC; the protein is encoded by the coding sequence ATGGCTATTATTCCTGTTCGTTGTCCTCATTGTCACGGATGTGACCTCTCTAAATTTGGTAAAACTCGGACAGGCAAGCAAAGATACGCTTGTAACAATCGTGAGTGTCCTTACCACACTTTTACTTTAGAACCTCACGCTTATCCTGGTCGTCGTCAAGAAGTTAAAGCACAAATTGTGGACATGGCTGTCAATGGAAGTGGAATCCGGGATACGGCAAGAGTTTTAGGGGTTAGCACCTCTACAGTTATTCATGAATTAAAAAAAGAAGAAAGACTAGAGAGCGTGAATCATCAAGTGTTAGCAACGCTTAACACAGATACAGTGATTGTAACAGTACAGCGAGCCGAGATTGAGAGAGAAAAAGAAGAGAAGACAGAGGACACAAAGAGGAAAGCTGAGGTCGATGAAATGCAAAGTTTTGTCGGACACATCCACAATCTGATCCTGAACTTCAACGATTTCTCCAGTTGCAGTGCGGTAGGAAATCTGACAAGTTTGCCGCAGCGTTGCTAG
- a CDS encoding IS1-like element transposase translates to MAIIPVRCPHCHGCDLSKFGKTRTGKQRYACNNRECPYHTFTLEPHAYPGRRQEVKAQIVDMAVNGSGIRDTARVLGVSTSTVIHELKKRRKTRERESSSVSNA, encoded by the coding sequence ATGGCTATTATTCCTGTTCGTTGTCCTCATTGTCACGGATGTGACCTCTCTAAATTTGGTAAAACTCGGACAGGCAAGCAAAGATACGCTTGTAACAATCGTGAGTGTCCTTACCACACTTTTACTTTAGAACCTCACGCTTATCCTGGTCGTCGTCAAGAAGTTAAAGCACAAATTGTGGACATGGCTGTCAATGGAAGTGGAATCCGGGATACGGCAAGAGTTTTAGGGGTTAGCACCTCTACAGTTATTCATGAATTAAAAAAAAGAAGAAAGACTAGAGAGCGTGAATCATCAAGTGTTAGCAACGCTTAA
- a CDS encoding hexameric tyrosine-coordinated heme protein, translated as MDTIALVPNNSLITETPEEGRQLAVKLARLIIKLTQPDEEKRKQLREVYGNDAMMLIAIGQTVATEFATIAAANNYWKEVSNG; from the coding sequence ATGGATACAATTGCACTGGTTCCTAACAACTCGCTGATTACCGAAACACCTGAGGAAGGACGGCAATTAGCCGTGAAACTGGCGCGACTGATTATCAAGCTGACTCAACCCGATGAAGAGAAGCGCAAACAGCTACGAGAGGTCTATGGTAACGATGCCATGATGTTGATTGCCATAGGACAAACGGTTGCTACTGAGTTTGCCACGATCGCGGCTGCTAACAACTATTGGAAGGAGGTAAGCAATGGATGA
- a CDS encoding family 10 glycosylhydrolase has product MARSNLFQLTRKLGRRIPRLLRRALLILTLLWLVLSLLQAPVVRLGKPDTQELRGVWMTNYGAALMYYTTRLDEVVAHLAQHRLNTLYPAVWNRGYTLHSSKVAFQAGSKSRNPFTSLPLLPFQDTLSEAVYQAHRQHLRLIPWFEYGLMLPVRSPIAQKHPDWLTTTQSGNKGNGWLNPFHPQVQQFLTDLIVEVVQRYGVDGIQLDDHFGLPIEFGYDPYTIKLYQKDHSGAKPPSNPANPEWIAWRAERLTQLMAKITKAVKAARPQAIVSLSPHPPNFAYQKYLQDWTRWVNLALVDEVIVQVYRQDLATLKAELYSSGFRTLLRQPVPISIGLYTGPILAAKQIQPLRQEVETVRATGYNGVSFFCWETTFWLFKGSPEKQVRQTFLKLFPVASKAPIGGK; this is encoded by the coding sequence ATGGCACGCTCCAATCTCTTCCAACTGACTAGAAAGTTGGGGCGGCGAATTCCTCGATTGTTGCGACGAGCGCTCCTAATACTCACTCTATTATGGCTCGTACTATCGCTTTTGCAAGCACCAGTCGTTCGACTGGGAAAGCCCGACACACAAGAGTTGCGAGGCGTTTGGATGACTAACTATGGTGCTGCCCTGATGTACTACACAACTCGGCTGGATGAGGTAGTAGCGCATCTAGCGCAGCATCGTCTCAATACACTCTATCCAGCAGTATGGAATCGGGGCTATACGCTTCATTCCAGTAAAGTTGCCTTTCAAGCGGGTTCAAAGAGTCGAAATCCCTTCACCTCGTTACCATTGCTGCCTTTCCAGGACACGCTATCAGAGGCAGTTTATCAGGCACATCGCCAACATCTGCGGCTAATTCCCTGGTTTGAGTATGGTTTGATGTTGCCTGTGCGATCGCCAATCGCCCAAAAACACCCAGATTGGCTTACTACGACTCAATCCGGTAATAAAGGTAACGGCTGGCTCAATCCATTCCATCCACAAGTGCAACAATTTCTCACAGATTTAATCGTTGAGGTGGTGCAACGCTATGGGGTTGACGGCATTCAGCTAGACGACCACTTTGGGTTGCCAATTGAATTTGGCTACGATCCCTACACAATCAAGCTTTATCAAAAAGACCACAGCGGTGCAAAACCCCCCAGCAATCCGGCAAATCCAGAGTGGATTGCTTGGAGAGCAGAACGCCTGACGCAACTGATGGCAAAGATTACCAAAGCTGTCAAAGCTGCTCGTCCGCAAGCAATCGTGTCTTTGTCACCTCATCCGCCTAACTTTGCCTATCAGAAGTATTTGCAAGACTGGACGCGCTGGGTGAATTTAGCTTTAGTGGATGAAGTTATCGTACAGGTTTATCGCCAAGACTTAGCTACTTTGAAAGCAGAATTGTATAGTAGTGGATTTCGGACTCTGCTGCGTCAGCCTGTGCCAATTAGTATTGGTCTTTATACTGGACCAATACTAGCGGCTAAACAAATTCAGCCACTGCGTCAGGAAGTCGAAACAGTACGTGCCACAGGCTACAACGGTGTGTCGTTCTTTTGCTGGGAAACCACTTTCTGGCTCTTCAAGGGCAGCCCCGAAAAGCAAGTTAGGCAAACATTTCTCAAACTGTTTCCAGTGGCAAGCAAGGCACCTATCGGGGGTAAGTAA
- a CDS encoding IS1 family transposase translates to MLATLNTDTVIVTVQRAEIEREKEEKTEDTKRKAEVDEMQSFVGKKENQRWLWHAIDHCTGEILAYVLGSRQDEVFLKLKKLLEPFGIKKFYTDGLKTYERHLPVEMRQVSKYKMQRIERKHLTFRTRIKRLARKTICFSKSIQMHDLVIGLFINKYEFGVEI, encoded by the coding sequence GTGTTAGCAACGCTTAACACAGATACAGTGATTGTAACAGTACAGCGAGCCGAGATTGAGAGAGAAAAAGAAGAGAAGACAGAGGACACAAAGAGGAAAGCTGAGGTCGATGAAATGCAAAGTTTTGTCGGAAAAAAGGAAAATCAGCGCTGGTTGTGGCATGCAATAGATCACTGTACCGGAGAGATATTAGCTTATGTGCTAGGCTCGCGACAAGATGAAGTATTTTTGAAATTAAAAAAGTTGCTAGAGCCTTTTGGAATCAAAAAATTTTATACAGATGGTTTAAAAACTTACGAAAGACATCTTCCAGTGGAGATGCGGCAAGTGAGTAAATATAAGATGCAGAGGATTGAGAGAAAGCATTTGACATTCAGAACAAGAATCAAACGATTAGCAAGGAAAACAATTTGCTTCTCTAAATCGATTCAAATGCATGATTTAGTGATTGGGCTATTCATTAACAAGTATGAATTTGGGGTAGAGATTTGA
- a CDS encoding alpha/beta hydrolase-fold protein: MESLKQADSSASEGQLLSRPKRPTAKAAGGLYPLGLDGQRDGLVYVPKTYRAERPVPLLLMLHGAGGDAEGALKIVRHLAEPFETILLAVDSRRQTWDIIQGGYGADIAFIDRALAQTFSRYAIDPNRVAIAGFSDGASYALSVGITNGDLFTHIIAFSPGFMAPARQEGKPQMFISHGKWDMVLPIERCSRRIVPQLQRAGYEVLYREFNGPHTIPGAISRQAVEWFTQAAASGN, translated from the coding sequence ATGGAAAGTTTAAAGCAGGCTGATTCATCTGCCAGTGAAGGACAGTTGTTGTCCCGCCCAAAAAGACCCACAGCAAAGGCTGCTGGTGGATTGTACCCACTAGGACTTGATGGACAGCGGGATGGTTTGGTCTATGTGCCTAAAACCTATCGGGCAGAACGCCCGGTGCCACTGCTATTGATGTTGCATGGAGCAGGCGGCGATGCAGAAGGTGCGCTGAAAATCGTCCGCCATCTGGCAGAGCCCTTCGAGACAATTCTGTTGGCAGTAGACTCACGCCGACAAACCTGGGACATCATCCAGGGTGGCTACGGTGCGGACATTGCCTTTATTGACCGGGCACTGGCACAAACCTTCAGTCGTTACGCTATCGATCCAAACCGGGTGGCGATCGCCGGCTTCTCTGATGGTGCTTCCTACGCCCTCTCGGTTGGCATTACCAATGGCGACCTGTTTACCCATATCATTGCCTTCTCACCGGGATTCATGGCTCCTGCTAGACAGGAAGGTAAGCCGCAGATGTTCATTTCTCACGGTAAGTGGGACATGGTGTTGCCGATTGAGCGGTGCAGTCGCCGGATTGTGCCACAGCTGCAACGGGCAGGTTATGAGGTGTTGTACCGGGAGTTCAACGGACCCCACACGATTCCGGGCGCGATCTCTCGCCAAGCCGTGGAGTGGTTTACCCAAGCAGCAGCGAGCGGGAATTGA
- a CDS encoding transposase — METPLLYRQLQDQLRQWVHPIDQRHLQVFSEILAAILQSGSAVLGKWIPYLSHRDCQARAHWERLSYFLHNQQINAERFYEPILRHVLSAFAGESVLLTLDTSMLWDQFCLIEVCFVWGGRSFTLAQVVLEHGSATVGFEQYQSVLECAKRVLPSHAQVSLLADRGFEHGNLIHWLQQQQWSWAIRVKSNLQVTLANGCTQSVEQLVPPEQQAYLFENVQVLDGIGCHLVTATVPATKDPWAVLSDQPPSLQSFALYGKRFGGIEPHFKDYKSAAFGVLHSGLRNAQALTCLFMLLDCASLIALMLGMMLVQMGERSRLDWHGERGLSFLQLGLRELARLCYARLSLPKLLALPKNNPPPACASHRKRDALDCRIEFSKVVRFSQ; from the coding sequence ATGGAAACACCCCTGTTATATCGTCAACTGCAAGACCAACTGCGTCAATGGGTGCACCCGATTGACCAACGACATCTGCAAGTATTTTCTGAAATCTTGGCTGCCATTTTGCAATCGGGCAGTGCGGTGCTGGGGAAATGGATTCCCTATTTGAGCCATCGGGACTGCCAAGCGCGTGCTCACTGGGAACGGTTAAGCTACTTCCTGCACAATCAGCAGATCAATGCCGAGCGGTTCTATGAGCCGATACTGCGCCATGTCCTGTCGGCATTTGCTGGAGAGTCGGTGTTGCTGACCCTCGATACCAGTATGCTGTGGGATCAATTTTGTCTGATTGAAGTATGCTTCGTCTGGGGAGGACGTTCCTTCACTCTGGCTCAAGTGGTGCTCGAACATGGCAGTGCGACCGTCGGTTTTGAGCAGTATCAGAGTGTGTTGGAGTGTGCTAAACGAGTATTACCGTCCCACGCTCAAGTGAGCTTACTGGCCGACCGAGGCTTTGAGCATGGCAACTTGATCCACTGGTTACAGCAACAGCAATGGTCGTGGGCAATTCGGGTAAAGTCGAACTTGCAGGTGACGTTGGCAAACGGGTGCACTCAATCGGTCGAGCAACTCGTGCCCCCCGAACAGCAGGCCTATTTGTTTGAGAACGTGCAGGTCTTGGATGGAATCGGTTGCCATCTGGTCACCGCTACGGTGCCAGCTACCAAAGACCCCTGGGCAGTGTTATCTGACCAACCACCTTCCCTACAAAGCTTTGCACTCTATGGTAAGCGATTTGGTGGGATTGAACCTCACTTTAAGGACTATAAGTCGGCTGCCTTCGGGGTGTTGCACTCCGGCTTACGCAATGCCCAAGCTCTAACCTGCTTATTCATGCTGCTGGATTGTGCCTCCTTGATAGCCCTCATGCTCGGCATGATGCTGGTGCAAATGGGAGAACGTTCCCGTCTCGACTGGCATGGGGAACGGGGCTTGAGTTTTCTGCAACTGGGTCTACGCGAACTAGCGCGACTCTGCTATGCGCGACTCTCCCTGCCCAAACTCCTGGCACTGCCCAAGAATAATCCGCCTCCTGCCTGTGCTTCTCACCGTAAACGAGATGCCTTAGACTGCCGGATTGAATTCTCGAAGGTGGTTAGATTCTCACAATGA